atggatggatgaaccgctcaattaaattattaatcacAATTCAGTATTTTATTCTCAGTTCATCACacttttttcaaactgaaatgtCACCAACGGAAAAGTTACAATTTCATGGcaataatgaattaaaaggTGGTTTCACTTCCTTCTATGAACAAAAGGTAAAACAAGTTCATAATGTGAAATACTTTTTTATACTCTGAGTTGTATTTCACTTTGGTGAAGaggatctgctgaatgaataaatgcaaacgtaaatACCTGCggggggtacagtggtgcagcgggtttggctgggtcactagaacattctagaaagtcaACCAATCAATGTGTACAACCACTGTCTTGAGCAGCCTCActgcgagccagagcctacccggtaacacagggcgcaaggtcgaaaagggaggggacacactcaggacgagacaccagtccgccgtaggcatcccaagcagggcttgaaccccagacctgccgtgccaccgcaTGCTCCATTCTacaaagcatcagatcctaaaaggtactggaatatttggtgcttggaacccaatgccaaaattcattaaaatttgccaatttcaagaatgtgacatatttttctaaaaactgacaaacaGTACAAACAAATGCCAAAATGCTTAAGTATTGCATTGTAGGTATGcttaatgcacaaaaaaaaaaaaactaaatggaaaattaacattaaactaacacacacattttctgaaccgcttgtcccatacggggtcgcggggaaccagagcctacccaacaacacagggtgtaaggccggagggggagggaacacacccaggacgggacgccagtccatcacaaggcaccccaagcgggactcgaaccccagacccactggagagcaggacccggtccaacccaccgcgctgCCACCCATTAAActaacattaacattaaaatttttgttacattgtgtaatttatTAAGTTCAAGCAATATCAGACAATAAGCTTAATTTCCAGGGGAGCACAGATTTCTGCCTTAAAAGAGCTGGACAATGTCAGTAACTCCATATGATTTCTTTAATaactttcatttctttattaagGGAGTGCAGGATCTAAGGAACAATTTAAACCATGGGActaaagaaaaattatatttgctGTAAATATTCTTTCTATTCTATTCATAATTGTCCtcaaactgaaaacactgaatgATCCAGggctactgttgtacccttgacagGATTACTTGACCGAAATCCTTGTACAAAAATCCACGTTCTGTAAGTAAGTATTttatcaggggaaaaaaaagttctgttaaatgtaaatgcaaaaatatactAAGATGCAAAAAGAGCAGGAGCCAAAGACACCGTGAGAAACACTGACTGATGCACAACTATAAAAATAATGAGGTTGATACAGACAAGACACTTACCAGTAGTGGGCACCAGCAGATGGAAGCAATAATCATGATGCCTATCAGCTGTACCATCATCTCCACCTCATGGTCACGGCGGCGGGCGCTGGCATCCTGGCCGCAGCACACACGCAGAAGTGTCACCACGCTCACCGTGTTCAGCAGGAAGGAGACAGCCAGAGACAGCAAGCCCAGTAGGGAGAAGATCAGAGAGAAGGACAGATCCAAAGGCTGAGAGCTGATGTTGAAGAAGCACCAGGAGCCTGGCTTCTGCATATGGTAGCTACCAAGCCCGGTGAGGGGCAGCAGGCTGATGACACCAGCCACCACCCATACTGCCACCACAGTGGTCAGGGCGCGGCCTTTAGACATGCTGGCAGAGCGGGTGAATGGTCGGTTGATTCCCACAAAGCGCTCGACTGCCATGGCAGCCCCCAGCAGCAATGGGCACAAGCCATAGAAGACCATGGACATGCCCATGAAGTTGCAGAAGTGGCAGTAGGGATCCAGGTCTCGCCAGACAAAGCGCGTAGCGTGGAAGGAGATGACGATCGAGCCTGTCACCAACAGACCCATGAAATCTGTCACCACCAGGCCGGCGAGAAAAATGAGGAAGGAGGAGCGTGAGAGGCTCTTGGTCCGTAGGAAGGTCTTGATCAGGACCACAAATGCAAAGAGGTTGGAACTGAGGCCCAGTCCACTCAAAATGGTGGAGAAGTAGACTGAGGCAATGGTGTGGTTGTAGTTAAAGGGTGGGTTGTTTATAGAGAAGCACACAGGAGTAGTGTCGTTGCCTGAAGGTGCTTGCCTGATCATGGTGTCAAATACAGAGCTTTTGTTTCAACTTCCCTGCTCATCAACACACTACTGCAGGAGGTTCCAGGAGACATCAGCAGTCTTGACAATTCTGCCCAAAGAAAGAGCAAACTGTCATTATGGTGAAAGTATAGACCCCTGCCTTCTGACCCTTTTGtgttaaaacatatatatatatatatatatatatatatatatatatatatgtataattacaGGTGGTGGTAGATCCTGCCAAAATTACCAGCATAAAATACAAGCAGGACAGCACTCACAGTTGTACACATATTTATTGTGCTATGACGCTGTTACGTCCCTGTACAggtttttggtgtgttttgttattcccttctgtgtttgtgtatttttgctccCTGTACAGGTCCGTTGTCCATCATTGGTTGCCATCCCTGCCCAACATCATCACTCCTGTCAGTTTCTCCATTTGGACCAATCACCTCCAGACTCTGTCATCTTAAAACCCCTCCATTTCCCAAGACGCTCAGACTATTGTCTCCTGGTGCTTGTTGATGTGGTCGCTTTATTTAGTTGGTCATCTTTGGTTTATTGTTATGATTTGTTGTCATCTTTGGAAAAAGTGGATAAGTAAGCATGTCATGTGGCCTACATATCCAGCTTGTAGGTTTCAGCTGCCTGTCTAGACACATTAGGGAAGAGGTGGATGCCACCCCTCgtacttttgatttttggtAGATAGAGTAGGTTAGTTAGGGCATCATAAATGCTGAAgacccttttttgttttgtttcatagctTGGGTAGTCTACCAACTTGAGTTAGTTTAGTTTGGTTTTCATAAGTTCTTTGCTTTAGCACCATCTTTGTActctgtaaatactgtaaatagttaCCTGAATACCTGCCCCTATTTGCACAGTAAAAGGAACTTGCATTTAAGCACTACCttgttgtatgtgtgtttttgttggccCCTTGTTTCCACTTGACACCCCTGGGGTCGTAACATTAATGGGGGCTTGTCTGGGATAGCCACTAGTCTGGAATTATCTTTTCGGTCAGGATTTTGTTTTCTGGGATGCTGTTGTTTGTGAAACTGATTAACTTGTATCTTATGGCCCACGGATTTAGTCATCCTGTTCTTCCTTGATTGTTTGGTGCGAGTGGTTTTGTGCATTATAGTAACTATGGCCTTGTTCGACTGGCAAACGTTTATCGATAACCCTACTTTGGAGCAATTTGAGAAGTGTTGGAAagcttatttatttctgttagcAGGCCACTTTCGTATTCAGTTTCGAGGCTTGCTCTTAAAAGAGAAATCAAAAGTGCTTTAAGTAAATTGGTTGAGTTTGGGATCCAGATTGTGTCTACTGAggttccacctgctgctgcaggagaggCGTTGTTGCCTGTTACGCATGGGGTCGTATCAACGTAAAACaagatttaattaaatgtgcaaaatgcaaatgattaaTTTCTAGAAGattgttaaaatttaattttgcagcAAATACATCTGCAGTCATGAGTGCTGTCCtacttgtattttatttcattatgatGAAAGTATAATGTACTGTTAACCTTctgcatttgtattttgtatCAGCTTCCGTGAACAATCTTTATTTTGCACATAATGGTTGCTCAACAATTATGAAAGCAATATAATGTAAACGCAAATGTTTTCACGTGATTGAATTTACTCTTTTGTATAAGAAggacacagaaggaaaaaaataatctattgTACAGACAAACAATAGATGACATTACCAATGAAAGCTAAAGACAATATGTCCTCAAAGTTTTACCAGAAAACAAGACCTGGTGTTCATTTCTTTATAAATGTTGTTCCACAAGTGATGTAATTGTTTACAGATATTGTCTCTGAGTCATGGAAGAAAGTTCTCAAGTATCTCCTAATTGCTGCATTTGGACCTACATTAAGGTTTCTATTGAAACCCAACGCCTGGCAGCAGGCAGTCTGAGTCGTGTCATACAATATTCTTCTGCTATCCCAACAGATTTATGGTACAAACATTAACGGAAATtgtgtaataaataatagaaCAAATGCCGTAGTGCATaaacaactgcatttttaaCAGAATGTGACAAGCTTAAGTGtccacagagaaatacaattattGTACTGTTGAAAAAAGCACTTTCCCCAAAACAGTTTtacaaacagagaaaataaaagatttgaATAAAAGGCAGTTAACTGTGTggtgattagaactgctgcctttgggcttgaaggttgtgctttgtgtttgtgaaacTGCTATTGAGGCAAAGGGGGGCTATTTTGAGCCATCAAAAATTAAAGagaattttcagctttttcaagTTGAAACATTTGCAGAAATTTAAAGCACCTTAACTGCCAGTTATGTCAAAAACTAGTTTGGTGAGTGTATCCAGACTTTTGATTGGTACTGTATAACTTCCTATGATTCAGAGGGTAGAGGAATCAGAACAAACTATAGGATTTGCTCATATAacaaaagctgcttttaaaagaaTTTAGAATTTGGAGCAAGTTTAGTTTGTACTGGGGGAGCGTGGCAGCATTGCAGGTTTGGttgtgcccactgtgtggtgggtctggggtttgagccctgcttgcaatgccttgtgatggactggcatcccgtcctggctgtgtcccctcccactttggccttgggccctgtgttgctgggaaagCTCCggcccaccgtgaccctgctcgggagaagcggttgttgacgatggattgatttaatttgtactgtaaaatttgcataagGAGCTGTCAGCTCACTCTTCACAGAAATACCTTACGAGAAAAGAAACTGAAGTCACGGAGGGAAGAATAACCAAGGTTCATAAACATTAAttccaagaaaaacacattttaatttaagaCAATGAGTTATGTCAAAATGTTGTAAAAACAGGTATCAGGCTATCATGAAGTAACACTTAAGCCTCTTCAACTGTGgtattgttatttttgtctttgttcaaaCATGGTAGTCATAGTCAGTCTAAATTTTTCAGACTTAAAATTTTTAAGCATATTCAACTAATTGCATTAAAACAACTTTATTCACAGCCATGTGCCATACTGAAAACACCAAACACTGATCATTTCATTCTTACTCTGTTCTTTCATCCTTGGCTATATTTACATTGCTTCCTAAATACATAGACATTGATTTCCCCCATTTTACTCTGTTAATATGTGGCTCACTGTCATTAACTAGGCAGCAACAATTTCtaaatttcttcaaaaagaagTCTGTATACAAAGGACAAGCCTTCACTGGCACATCGGTATAGTCTCACAGCCAAGTGCCACCCTACAAGCAACTCAAATCTTGTGACTTTTTATCATGCACAATGACGAGCGCAAAGGAAGAAGcatttgaagaaaatgctaaaaaGCTGAAAGCCTGAAATAATACATTCACAAAACTCTTCTGAAAGGCAATATCATCACATATACTAttgtggtgtgaaaaattgttttcagtgtggtgtgaaaatatgttcaagtgtTAATAGGCTAATACAACCCCTAGCAAAAATTATAGAATCACCACACTTTGAGGATGTTCACAGAGCTTTTTTACATtgtagcaaataaacaaattacagagagaacacaaaacaatttttgtttaatagctgAATATTCTGGGTTCATTAAACATacctcaaacaaattaaattattttaattaatggcaatttttttttcaaatcaagtagaagaaaaaattatggaatcactcAATGTTAAggaaaaattatggaatcacttggtatttgcatttttaaaacaaacacagagacaagtcaaaaaattcaaattagtCTGCAGTTAAAAAAGAGAGCTTACTGAGCTTAACAAGCTGTTGGACTTGAC
Above is a genomic segment from Scleropages formosus chromosome 2, fSclFor1.1, whole genome shotgun sequence containing:
- the LOC108940281 gene encoding thromboxane A2 receptor-like isoform X1, with product MIRQAPSGNDTTPVCFSINNPPFNYNHTIASVYFSTILSGLGLSSNLFAFVVLIKTFLRTKSLSRSSFLIFLAGLVVTDFMGLLVTGSIVISFHATRFVWRDLDPYCHFCNFMGMSMVFYGLCPLLLGAAMAVERFVGINRPFTRSASMSKGRALTTVVAVWVVAGVISLLPLTGLGSYHMQKPGSWCFFNISSQPLDLSFSLIFSLLGLLSLAVSFLLNTVSVVTLLRVCCGQDASARRRDHEVEMMVQLIGIMIIASICWCPLLVFIVTTVLSGNPLVVRSLLLWIRFATFNQILDPWVYILFRRAILKRVYPRLDWSRGSIASLYPSFTTSLRKLTRSSLGGGLDEGPPQGRDVPSPLQPLSS
- the LOC108940281 gene encoding thromboxane A2 receptor-like isoform X2, with the protein product MIRQAPSGNDTTPVCFSINNPPFNYNHTIASVYFSTILSGLGLSSNLFAFVVLIKTFLRTKSLSRSSFLIFLAGLVVTDFMGLLVTGSIVISFHATRFVWRDLDPYCHFCNFMGMSMVFYGLCPLLLGAAMAVERFVGINRPFTRSASMSKGRALTTVVAVWVVAGVISLLPLTGLGSYHMQKPGSWCFFNISSQPLDLSFSLIFSLLGLLSLAVSFLLNTVSVVTLLRVCCGQDASARRRDHEVEMMVQLIGIMIIASICWCPLLIFVLRTALSGEPVHPDFLLFFLRLATCNQICDPWIYILCQESWLRCLLSRQCCQGTRWWSGPCCCGSVSLPLTRSWIPGFTSFSGVPS